Genomic window (Amaranthus tricolor cultivar Red isolate AtriRed21 chromosome 7, ASM2621246v1, whole genome shotgun sequence):
TGGCCCGAATTATGTAACACTCCGTCTGGAATCGAGCCTAGGGTCTTTCTTAGGATAAGTAGTACTTTCTCCAAAGTGTTCTTGATGACTTGCTTTAGTCATTTGGCTTCTTTTTGCTATTCATGATTTCTACATACTGCAAATGTTCAATATTGTAACACTTACTAGGTTAGTAAGTTAGGAGAATTCATTTGACCTTAGCCGTGATCACAAATAAGTTGTTTCCCGTTGGCCTTAGAATAAAACATCATATGCAACTTCACACGATAAACTGGACATACATATGATTATCATGATTTGTTGAATTCATAGTAGTAGATCTAAAAACTGATAATACTGCATTTTAACAGTGAGCTTCTTTTGTAGTTGATGCAATAGTGTCTGCACTGCCACTGCTGCTGTGTATTGCAGCGGTGAGTTTGTTTAGATCAGAATACTTGAACTACTTGAACTTGGAAAACTTCACAGATGGGATTAATTCCTTAAAGGATTTCTTGGGTTTCATCGAAGATTTTCCACGGTGGATTCACTTCTACAACAATCTGAACGCCAACCTGCAAAAACTCCGAGACAAAAACCATATGTTGCAGCAAAGACAACATGATCTGCGCGAGCAGGTTGAAGATGAGGAGTTTCAGACGGGTATGAGACGAAGGAGAGAAGTCGATAATTGGTTAACTTGTGCTGGAACTAAAGGCACAGAGGTGCAGAGGTTTCTAGAAGCAGTGACACCAATTGATCACTTTTGGAAGTTTTTGTATGTAGCATGGTTGGGAAACCTTGCTGAAAGAAAGATTGAAGAGGTGGATGAACTCTACAGTTCAGGAGTTTTCCCGGAGGTTCTGTTGCGGATTAGAGAAAGATATGATCTACCGGAAACGCCAATGGTGGGTGCTGCAGCAATGGAGAATATCAACAGAATTTTGGGGTGGTTGAGGAGCGGAGTCACTAGAATTGGGGTGCACGGAATCAGAGGGATCGGGAAAACTGCTGTTGTGACGCACATTTTTAATCTACTGTCCGAAAATGATGATGTTCGTGTTTATATGATCGTGGTAGGTGATGATTATGGGGAATATCGTTTGCAGGATGAAATTGCAAAAGAAGTTGGGATTAAATTGAGGGAAGAAGATGAACCGAAAAGGGCGGCTTTCTTGTACAGGGCGTTAAAGCAGAGAAACTTTGTGTTAATTTTAGATGGTCTGAAAAAACATGTATCAGAGTATAATATAGGCATACCTCTTGATGCTGCAAAAGGGAAGATGATTATCACTTCGAGATCTCGAGATGTGTGCCGAAAGACCGGTTGCCAGAACAACATGATTGCAATAGATCCACTTCCGGATGATGAAGCATTGAAACTCTTTAAACGAACAGGTGAGTTCATGTTCCAGCCCGAGTCTCCGATGGAGAGTGTAATGAGGAAAATCGTGGAGCTGTGCAGGGGTGTACCTGAGAAAATAATCGAGATGGGTGTACATCTGAGGGGAGTTGAGGACGATAGTGTCTGGCTCGAAACACTCATGGAAATGTCGGGATAATTCCAAACTCTAATCTGTAAACTAAGTGCCGGAGCTATTCTTAAGATCCTCTAATTCATCACTGTTCGACATTTAATGATGAATCAGACTATGTTTCCATAATAAGAGTTTTCGTATTGAATGTTTGCATCTGATACATCATCTAGCAGAAATAGTGTTGGTTTAGAATAGTTAACTACGAGAATGACCGTTAAACACACCATAATTTATTAAGACAATATTGCAAACtttcttaaataatttaaaaaaaaacgatttaatatatatattgtcgACTAATTGAATTAGCCTTtagatatataattttttttcttttatttaagtagtcaatgattattattattgtaattttgattattaatattattattaaaataaatcaaagttaGTATGGGTTAGGGTTATTTTTGGGTCTTATAGTTAACATACACAAGTAGAATGAGTGGGGTTTTTAAAGTTAGTATGTAttacttttatgtattttagTGATTTTGTGATATTGGGAAACATTTATAGAAGCTTTTGAGAAgtattttttttgatgaataatGGTGGTCttgatgattaaaaatagttagaattgttAGTCACTTTTAATagttgaaaatataaattaatcatGCCAATGGTGGTGAACGTGATTATTGTTGGTTTGGTAGTGATAAAATTACTATTAAAGAATTAgtgataaaattactaataaagagTTAGTAATAAAATTacttataaagaattattgtataaaattaataataaggaattattatattatgtgtCGCTAGCAGTGATTAAGTGTCGTCATTGTAATTGTGAAAACATGGTTGAGCTTTAATTTATGTGGTTAGTATGCAATTGTCGCCAAACTAATTTCTTGTTATGGTTATGAGAAGCCTAAGCTACTAATTGCTTTGTTCTCTTGCTTTATCACTTCCAACCTTGAAGAATGTAACaagtatatttgaaaatcacTATCACCTTGAGTTGAATTATTGAAGTCATGATAATACACTATATTATACAATTTAAGCTCACATAGTCTTGTTTTATTGCAAAAGTGTGTGAATTAAATCTTTTCCCCTTGAACATGCCttgttttagaatttttaatggAAACTAATGTTATAGTGAGATTGATTGATGGCAATGTTAAGAGTAAACATGTTGTGTGTATGATTAGATTGCATATTCATGAGTTGTGGCTTGTAAAAATAGAAGTAGGTATTTAGTAGAGCAAGTAGCTCCTAAAGGAAGTCAAGTAGACTTACTAGTCTTACTATAAACATGTACAGGTGCCCGGTTCATAAGAGGGGCGTAAGAACCTTTTTCGACGTGATTGTTGCGACTTGTTATCTTGCAGTTGCAGGTAAGTACACGCAGTAGCTAACTCTTACATGCATCTTGAATATGTTTTCTTTGCGTAACAATATTATATGGGTTATGTTGACTATGAATTTCTATTAAGCATTATTAAGTTAGTTTTTCAAGTGTGGATCAGTTTGAAGAGATGGTAGAGAATGGGTTTTGATATCGCGAGAGTGgaatgttggattatatgagatggaatgggaaGGATTCCTTATTAATAAGCTTTGAATTATGTTTTATGAaaatgggaatgagtcccttattgacgagatattaagttggttgtttactgtgactccactggattggtaccccagtaGGTTTAGCTCTCAAAGGCATGGATCATCTGTATATGGTCGTTGTagggggtatgatcatactttgccattgggcgccaGCATGGCCGTCACCGTCCTTGGCTGAGGTGTTACCATGTGGGTCttacaaaccccaatatggtggcctcttatCACATAAGAGAATATATGAAACCAAAGAAGAGATAGAAAATTGTGAAGGCATTCAGAAGTACATAGAAATGAGAAGTAGTTGGAGTTGATACTTACACATTGGAATGTCTCCCTCACCTTGATTGGTTGAAGTTGATTTATATATAACATGTTGTTAGTCACTGACGTGTACTGTTTGTTTCTTTGTTATGGCTCGTCTTTGATGGCCCTGCTATAACACGTTGGTCTATGACCttacgttgagcagcagggGTATCATAGATAGATCTTGCAGGTTTTGGAGATTCCTTGCATTGCATACGAGGGGTGAGTGAAAACCTTGAAGCGTGCAATGTTAAATCTGTTTTTGACGCTACACGTGGTTTCTTTGCATTTAAATTGTTTATGTTTTTGGGTTGAGGCACATGCCCTCTTTTTGATGTAATTCGTTCCGATGCAAAGGTTTATTTCGTACGACCTTTCATATTTCGTTATTTTAGCTTGAATAGCTTGTAAAGTTTGTCTGTGTTTTTGAAAACCCAAGTGTTTACATGGGAATCACAATTCATGTTTAGCATGTCGACAGAGGATTTGGCGATAATCATTCCGCCTTGATTTTTGTTACAAGGCAGTTGATGCCTCTTCTTTAGTATGTTTTATTGCTCGTTTAATTCTTTGGTGTGTCCAATTTTAGAGTACATGCTGCCGAAAATTTCCGTACGATTTTGTTTGGAAGTTTATCTATAATccctttaattaaaataatcaaactttaccctttttttttcttcttttcctttccTTTGTTTTATtctctatattttatttttaatgtaacactcgaatttcctcCGTTCCCTTGCGGTTTTGGTTCCGTTTAGAGGGTAGGATATTCAGAGGTGTTACGGACCGATCCATGTATCAGTAGAGGGTTGTATTCTACAGGCCAAACTTAACGAGTGTATCAGGATGTCGAGAAGACAAATCTGCGCACTAGCTCAGAATTAGATTCTCGTATAGGATAAGAACCAGAAATTAAAAAACACCATAACTGCTGGGACAATCTTTCCTAGTTAGGTAGCTTTTTTCTTCTTAGGCATCCTCCCCGACTTCACTGGCTAGCACTGACCTATGTTACTTAGACTCAGGTCCTGATGTTGGTTTTGGTAcatgtccaagtgtcggatacgtcttaatattcaattttacgtcaaatgaagtgtccaagtgccataccaatatccgaggatcaaggatcaaacACGGAtatgtgaagcaaaatgaagagtccgtgTAACATAGGCACTGGCTGACATCAATATCAATTATAGAGTGTCAGAACATCTAGAGACAAAAACGTGCAAAACTTAAGGACACATTCCTATTGCTACTTTCCCCCCTTCCGGTCAACGAAAGTTGTCACTCATCCATAAAAGGGCAAGTGAACCGATGTGTGGTTGTTATGCAAGAACAAAAGATGACACATAAAACTCGAGGAGCAAAACCTTCAGAATCCGACTATGTAACCACAACAACACCATGCACTTACCCAAATGTCAAGTGGCTCCTGCCTAGGCGGGGTTTAGGGGGTTGAATGTTAGCAACCTTACCCTTCAAatgacaaagaggttgtttctaaTCGACCCTTGATATGACACTAACATACttgaaaattaattgttaatctTCTaccttttcctcttttcttaCAAGAATCCGTATCGGTAAGGCTCAAGCCCACCCAATGCTGCAATGTCCACAAAACATCGTGTTTAACATTTTTACTCATAATCAACCATTGCTAAAATTTCGAAACAATAGGGAAAAATCGCTTGTTCATGCTAAAAGACGATTACAATCAGCTAAAAGCAAAGAGGTTGAATTTAATGTCATAATACCTTCTCAAAGGAAGCAATACTTCCAAGGGCCTTAGAGGAGAGAGCATTCCCAACTAACATCAACAGCTCCTATGATTTTCTCATGTAATACAGCTCCAGAACAAGCAATTATTCCACGATCGAGACCTTCCAAATATATTCCCCTTGAAAAGTCCAGTGGGCGTCCTCCTGCATCAGTCACTACACCACCTGCCTCTTGTACAATAAGCACACCCGCAGCATGATCCCATATCTTCTCTTTATAGCCAGCTCTTGCAAACCTCATATAAATTTCAGCATCCCCCCGAGCTATGGCAGCATACTTCACCATACTATATACCCGCAAAGGCTTCTTCCTGCcgaaaataaaattgattagTCATCATAAGTAACCCAGTCAGAGGCAAAGACAGGATTTTGAATTGGGGATAAATAGTCGATATACTAGTAAATTATTTACTATATCAAAACTagttaaatcataaaaatttttaaattatatagacTGAAATGAACTTGaaacaataaatattatattcagCAAATAAAGTTGAAATTTCTCTATGATTATCCCTTTTGAAAAAATCAAGTATTTCTAACTCTATTTTTCGCCAAGtcttcaaaaaaaatactactaaaattaaatataaacacacacaaTTAAAAGGATGAATGTAAAATTACGAAAGATAAAgagtaattaaatttattagtattttaaaaaatacttgTTGAAATTAGGATTTGATCCCTTAACCTCAAGTAACAAATGTGTAACTCCAACTGTTTGagttataataatttttgttatatttttatactctttaaattatatattatatattggtAAGGGGACCAAGGTTAAAAATACAAAGAATCGCATTTTCGGCAAGGGGAACCGGGCCTCCCCCAACCATAATGTAGCTTTGCCCTTTGCTCCTGAACCCAATGAATAAAATGAAGACCATGAACTTCAAAAAAACCATGCACTTTTCAATGACCATACAAATTAGCTTAACCTCATAGGATTGGAAATATTACTAAATCTCTATAGTAGTCAAGTAAGGAAGTCAAACACAAACCTTAGTCCAACAGTGTGAGCAACACCCTCCGTGAAAGAGTGACTAGTGTTGGCTTTTTCCACTGGCTCACAGAATGTTGAAAGAGAAGGATCCTCAATGGTGGAAACTTGAATTGATCTCGCATGTTTGAACGAGTCAACCTTCAAATCACCATAAACCAATGGCTGCATCCATGCTTTCCCGGTGCCTCTCATTGCATACATCACACAGCCTTTCTCCCACATGTCAGGAGAGGCTGAAGAATTTTCTGATGTAACTTGGTGGTGATGGTTTACAAGACCCTTCTTCACAGGGTAGTTGGGGCACCCCAAAACTCCAAGAACTACTCTTCCCTCGTCAATCAATGCTAGTGCAACCGCATACTGATTGCCACGCACAAAGCCCAGGGTCCCATCAACAGGATCTAAAACCCAATGCCTTCCTTTAGGGCCACCGGAGGAGTTACATCGACCGATGGCTTCAATCACTTGGTTGAGCCCAAGAGGAATACCCAAAAGTTTAAGACCAAACCTTGGTGCTTCTAATAAGCTAGCATTAACTGTTTCCACCACGGGCTGCAATAATTCGGACTTTGCGAGCATTTGGGCATCTTCTTCTGCGACAATGGATACACTTTCGCTTCCGAAAGATTCTGACAATATCCAGCTAACAACAGCTTGAACACTATAATCTGTTCATGCAGTAATGCCGATCTGTCATCAAATTCAAGTGCACAAAGGATAGCAAAAATCCATAGTCAAATTGGAATGAATACAAAAGTCAAAAATGCAAATCATCAACTATCATCATTCACAAAACCAAAATAAGCTATAACTGCTGTGAAtagaaaaacaagaaaataaaacttCTTCAACAAGGCCTCAATAGAGAGGTACTTTTAAGTGAGTGGGTGATCCTTACATACAAGGCATCCTTGGGCAGATAGCACTCCATATCTATTTTGATAAACTTAACTATTACACTAAATCATGCAAAACTAGTTGAAAAATCATAGCATTTGAACTTACAAAATACCCTTTGCTTTTCTCAACTTAGAACTAAAAATTCTAGAGGAAGTTGGAAAGTAACAAATTGAAATCCCCAACCTTCATAAAGGCATTCCTTAGTCATCAAAAATTTATGtcataccaaatgaaagttctTAATTTGCTTGCAAGCCAACTGCTGCCATTATTCCTTCTACAACTAGGTAGCCCCTTTTGAACAACAATATCATATGCATAATTTCACATATTTTTGAAGTAAACAGAAGTGTCCCTAATTTCGATGGGCCAAAGATCTATACTTGTTTGTTTTCGGATTATAACGGACTATAATAACATGGTTCATTAAATGATGTggactttttatttatgtgaagtcgCACATGATATTTgtgaatcgaaaacaacttcTTTAtcatcactaacaagggtaaggtggCATATATCCGATCCTCAAACACCACCCTAGGTGAAAGTTTGGCGTAATGGCATTGGGTAATGAATAACCCGAACATAAACCTACCATTAAGGGTACCAAAAATTAGGATGAAAAGACCAATTGCATATATGATTTCAGAATCCACCTGCATTGTCATAAAATTCATGGAACAATCTCAACCACTGGCGGAGGCACGGAGCTATTAGTGGGCAAAAACCAACCACGGTTCACCctcaaaaatcaatgaaaatgcATTATATACTACATAAATCATTGTATTTCTACTGTCTGTGTCATAGAATCCATGGTCCTGATTTGTAATTTTTCAGCATCCTTAAAGCCCCACAAAAACAAAGGCAACCCAGAAAAAAGTTTCATACTCTTCATGCATATTGAACACCCATTCGAGAGAAAAACACCCATATTCGTAGCAAGATTCAGAAAATGAAAATCGCACAAAATGAGAAATAATGGAGGAATGAATGAATTACCTGCAACAGTGACAAGAGAATCGTCATCTTTGGACTTGACCTGATCAGCATTAGTAGGTTTCAAGCTTCTTTGAACTCTTTGACATAGAGCACAAGCCAAGTGAACAATCCTAACAGCCACATCCAATTCCTTGGAGAAATCTCTTTCTACTTCCTCCATTTTCGTCCAGGTTCATTCGGGAAAAACCCAGATACGATTATAGGATTTTTAGACGGTGAGAGACAAACGAGTGTAGTGGTTTACATGATTTGGAGCATTTGGGATGGTGGGTGTTCCTGGTCCGTTAATCTTCCCCTAAAGTAAGGAATATGCAACTGTTTTGTGTTGGTTTTCTTTTGCAATGCAAACAACtatcaaatcaaaaaaataattttttttttgtgagttAAAACTTAAGCCAAAAATAAACACCTTCCAAGACTTTTAATTTGGAAAATTATTAATGGCTTTAAGTTTTCGCACTTTATAAATAATACTTTAAGATGCATAATAACAGAggttattataaataatcaaaaaagcttaaaagtaaCATTAATAAAAATGCAAAAACTTTGAGATATCATTGATAAtatccttttaatttttatacatgTATAATTAGGaatattataacttataaatgtAGAGGAAATTACTTGATggacattaaaaatattcaaagtatGCATTTAAGAAATTGTAGGTACTACATGGTTACTCGATAGACATTAAGGTTATTGTaaatagatatttaagataATGTAAGCAGACATTACGAATACAGTaaatacacatttaaaaatattattagtagacattaaggaaatcataagtaaacattaaggatatCATAAGTATTCCTAAACATTAAGGATatagtaagtagacattaatggtgctgtaaataggcattaaggatacagtaagtaCTGAGTAGACATTAAGTTTTTATAGGCTCGcctgagagacgatctctcatgAGACCGACTGTATTACGTAGATCTtgctaaatttattttaatactccAGCTTCAATAAAAATCTATAACTTTTACAAATATGAATAGAAAAGTTAAGATTTTGTGATTTGGATTCTAAGATGAGGGAGATATTACCTTTGAAAGTTCTGCCCAAAATTGTACTTTGCGTAAATATTCgttttaattaattgattaatgaaaaccAATGAAGACTCACATAAATGtcgattgatttttttttttaattacctaaataaaaaatatattaatttcattttaatgaaTAAGTTAAGTACAACGTAGAAACAAATCTAAAATGTTGATCGAATTAATTTCGATTCAActgtaaaaatattttaaaggaaaaattgtaGAACTTAAATCAACCTTTGCTCCATAggcaaaaataaactaaattattgtttatttttaaataaacctaTCTATTCGgtataattgttgaaaataaactaAACTATTATTTAGTTATAATTCTTGACCTCCAAAGAAGCTTTGTAGATTTTTATAAACAATAAGTCGATTTATTTTTGCAAATATAGCTAATAGGTGggttcattttaaaataaataatagatgagtttattttcagcggATCAAGCAAAGATTAGTTTATTATCAACAATTTaccatattttaaaaatataaatttcggTTAAATCAATGTAAGCACATTGTCGACAAAGCTAAAATCAAtcgattatttttgatttgttttgaaaagtaaattttgttttaattaacaTAATTACAATATAGGCACGactcaaaaaaaatatcatcaattcaatttgaattaatgttgaaaattttctaaaaaaagtaaaatagatattctaaaaaaaattcaaaattagttCAAAATTATATCGACTAACATTTTTAGAGTTGTGTATTAcgttaattaaaatgaaattaattgtGTCGATTAATTTGATATTTGCTCATAGTTAACCAAAACTATTCAAAAATCGATCATAATTCACTTTTTGTGATTCGCGATTAGCGAAAAGATCATCAAATCACGTGATACAATGGCGACAaatgttaaaaggattaaaaataaaaataaaaaaaaaaactaagaataGATGCTAGTTGCTATGCATTTTGTTCATAGATGATGATGATTCTAAATCTCATTTCTTACACACTATGCTTTGTCCAATCCTTGTGCTGCCTGTGCAGTCTAAAATACCTAAATCCTTCATAAAATTGAGATCTCGTTGCGGCACTTGAACCGGAGAAAACAAGCAGGATTTACAATCTGCAGCCAAAAGTGTGGACGTTCTATATCTATCTTCTCCGCCAACTACAGGCATCGCAACACCTAGCTTTGCTGGGCTTTCAAAATCAGGTCGGTATGTCCTTCCGAGGACACCTTCAACATCCGATGAAAGCCCAAAGAATCGGAACTGCACATCCAGGTGCGCAAAACAGTCATCCGAAGGTATTTGATAGTTGTGTACCCTGTCTTCTTCCTTTGTGATTGGCACCACATTGACCGATATCTCAGCAAT
Coding sequences:
- the LOC130817777 gene encoding probable disease resistance protein At5g47260, which codes for MFEYLDAIVSALPLLLCIAAVSLFRSEYLNYLNLENFTDGINSLKDFLGFIEDFPRWIHFYNNLNANLQKLRDKNHMLQQRQHDLREQVEDEEFQTGMRRRREVDNWLTCAGTKGTEVQRFLEAVTPIDHFWKFLYVAWLGNLAERKIEEVDELYSSGVFPEVLLRIRERYDLPETPMVGAAAMENINRILGWLRSGVTRIGVHGIRGIGKTAVVTHIFNLLSENDDVRVYMIVVGDDYGEYRLQDEIAKEVGIKLREEDEPKRAAFLYRALKQRNFVLILDGLKKHVSEYNIGIPLDAAKGKMIITSRSRDVCRKTGCQNNMIAIDPLPDDEALKLFKRTGEFMFQPESPMESVMRKIVELCRGVPEKIIEMGVHLRGVEDDSVWLETLMEMSG
- the LOC130817778 gene encoding PAP-specific phosphatase HAL2-like — encoded protein: MEEVERDFSKELDVAVRIVHLACALCQRVQRSLKPTNADQVKSKDDDSLVTVADYSVQAVVSWILSESFGSESVSIVAEEDAQMLAKSELLQPVVETVNASLLEAPRFGLKLLGIPLGLNQVIEAIGRCNSSGGPKGRHWVLDPVDGTLGFVRGNQYAVALALIDEGRVVLGVLGCPNYPVKKGLVNHHHQVTSENSSASPDMWEKGCVMYAMRGTGKAWMQPLVYGDLKVDSFKHARSIQVSTIEDPSLSTFCEPVEKANTSHSFTEGVAHTVGLRKKPLRVYSMVKYAAIARGDAEIYMRFARAGYKEKIWDHAAGVLIVQEAGGVVTDAGGRPLDFSRGIYLEGLDRGIIACSGAVLHEKIIGAVDVSWECSLL